From a single Dendropsophus ebraccatus isolate aDenEbr1 chromosome 8, aDenEbr1.pat, whole genome shotgun sequence genomic region:
- the LOC138798650 gene encoding small proline-rich protein 2G-like → MSGVKGQQKKCPEPCPPPQKHCQDLFLACKPACPEPKCPPPQVCKQEPVCPEQKCPPPPQVQCKPAPQCQQHHSK, encoded by the exons ATGTCTGGAGTAAAAGGACAACAGAAGAAATGCCCAGAGCCTTGCCCACCACCCCAGAAGCACTGCCAGGATC TTTTTCTAGCTTGCAAACCAGCGTGTCCTGAGCCAAAATGTCCTCCTCCACAAG TTTGTAAGCAAGAGCCTGTGTGTCCTGAGCAGAaatgtcctcctccccctcaag TACAATGCAAGCCTGCTCCGCAGTGCCAGCAACACCACAGCAAGTAA